Proteins from one Nitrospirota bacterium genomic window:
- a CDS encoding Ig-like domain-containing protein, producing MRKFHAAVCAVLILTLTACGASQSGSSDTGSISFKLQVKRPVTVFPVAAASADICTDYDISFINANVVVPPSNDPVGYGYWDCSLHEGIIGDVPAGRGYTIRLTGTVGGSILWSGEKSGVSVTGGEITDAGLIIMDYKGPDEIPPEISSTTPSDGAGDVPVTSVITATFNEDMAASSINDSTFILRAGGIAIPGTVVYDDHSRTATFLPSAILDYSKSYTANLTTGVEDMAGNNIDPDYSGSQWDFITESEPAAAPLAPTRIVAASGNGQNTITWDATPAATSYNIYWATASGVTKATPAKIADITTNTYTHTDLSNQTFYYYVVTSENSFRESDESYEIASSPGALDADANPPIGFISINDGAASTTSTAVILSIAASSTKGITHMFISNDNITIGSSTPWEAYTTSKSWELTEGLGRKDVFVWFKDSTGIYNTTPVPATINLN from the coding sequence ATGAGAAAATTTCATGCTGCGGTATGCGCCGTGCTGATCCTCACACTGACAGCCTGCGGCGCCAGTCAGTCCGGCTCGTCTGATACTGGTTCAATCTCCTTTAAACTGCAGGTGAAGCGGCCTGTCACTGTCTTTCCCGTAGCAGCAGCATCAGCAGACATATGCACTGACTATGACATATCATTCATAAATGCAAATGTTGTTGTCCCCCCGTCTAATGATCCGGTGGGTTATGGGTACTGGGACTGTTCCCTGCATGAGGGGATAATCGGGGACGTACCAGCAGGCAGAGGCTATACAATCCGACTCACGGGAACAGTGGGCGGTTCCATTTTATGGTCTGGAGAAAAGAGCGGTGTCAGTGTGACAGGGGGTGAGATAACTGACGCGGGCCTGATAATAATGGACTACAAAGGCCCTGATGAGATACCTCCGGAAATATCTTCAACTACCCCATCAGATGGTGCCGGAGATGTCCCCGTAACATCTGTTATAACTGCCACATTCAATGAAGACATGGCGGCATCTTCCATAAATGACTCGACATTTATACTAAGAGCAGGGGGAATAGCGATTCCCGGCACAGTGGTCTATGATGACCATTCACGTACGGCCACATTCCTGCCTTCTGCAATATTAGACTACTCAAAAAGTTACACCGCTAACCTGACAACAGGTGTTGAAGACATGGCAGGCAACAATATAGACCCAGATTATTCGGGGTCTCAATGGGATTTTATCACAGAAAGCGAGCCTGCGGCAGCGCCCCTGGCTCCAACCCGCATAGTTGCTGCTTCAGGCAATGGTCAAAACACTATTACGTGGGATGCCACACCTGCAGCAACCTCTTACAATATCTACTGGGCAACTGCGTCAGGGGTTACAAAGGCGACACCTGCAAAGATCGCTGATATTACAACCAACACATACACACATACAGATCTTTCAAATCAGACATTTTATTATTATGTAGTGACCTCAGAAAATAGCTTTAGAGAGAGTGATGAATCATATGAGATCGCCTCATCGCCTGGTGCCCTGGATGCGGATGCAAATCCGCCGATAGGGTTTATCTCTATCAACGATGGTGCTGCCTCAACTACCTCAACAGCGGTCATCTTATCTATTGCCGCGTCTTCTACAAAAGGAATTACACATATGTTCATCAGCAACGACAACATTACCATTGGATCATCCACACCATGGGAGGCATACACCACTTCAAAGTCCTGGGAATTGACTGAAGGATTAGGACGAAAAGATGTATTTGTATGGTTCAAAGACAGCACCGGTATTTATAATACCACCCCGGTTCCTGCTACTATAAACCTCAACTGA
- a CDS encoding class I SAM-dependent methyltransferase gives MSSVDTRQIIETQRQNWDRVAPAWEKWDKNLEKSLSFVSYRLIGDARISPGQQVLDIGCGTGHPSIPAAKAVGDDGMVVGLDLSDNMLAAARRKAEASRVANVSFHSKDVTSLPYEDKSFDAVLSRFCLMFLPDVAGALSEITRVLKNGGYLSAAVWSSPDKNPFLTIPVGVLKRYIEIPPPLPDQPGVFRLAKPGDLYGMMESAGMSGISDDEISGESLFDSPSEYLANVKEMAAPLQPLFSRLTKGQREEAEAAIMNDVSKYKTGDNIALPMVFRVVVARKPSAG, from the coding sequence ATGTCATCTGTTGACACCAGGCAAATTATTGAAACACAGCGCCAGAACTGGGACCGCGTTGCGCCTGCATGGGAGAAGTGGGATAAGAACCTTGAGAAGAGCCTGTCCTTTGTCAGTTACCGGCTGATTGGCGATGCGAGGATCAGTCCTGGTCAGCAGGTGCTTGACATTGGCTGCGGAACCGGACATCCATCAATACCTGCTGCAAAGGCGGTCGGCGATGATGGAATGGTGGTTGGCCTTGACCTGTCAGATAATATGCTTGCCGCAGCCAGGAGAAAGGCTGAGGCCTCACGCGTTGCCAATGTATCATTCCATTCTAAGGATGTTACTTCTCTCCCATACGAGGATAAATCATTTGACGCGGTTCTCAGCCGCTTCTGTCTTATGTTTCTGCCTGATGTAGCGGGCGCCCTGAGTGAAATCACAAGGGTGCTTAAAAATGGGGGATACTTATCCGCTGCTGTCTGGTCTTCCCCTGATAAGAATCCCTTTCTTACTATACCTGTGGGTGTGCTGAAGAGGTATATCGAGATCCCGCCACCTCTCCCTGATCAGCCCGGTGTATTCAGGCTTGCAAAGCCTGGAGACCTTTATGGGATGATGGAATCTGCCGGTATGTCCGGCATATCTGATGATGAGATATCAGGAGAATCCCTGTTTGATTCACCGTCAGAGTATCTTGCAAATGTGAAGGAGATGGCTGCCCCGCTCCAGCCGCTTTTTTCAAGGCTTACCAAAGGACAAAGAGAAGAGGCAGAGGCCGCAATTATGAATGATGTAAGTAAGTATAAGACAGGAGATAACATCGCACTCCCGATGGTATTCCGGGTTGTTGTTGCCCGTAAACCATCAGCCGGATAA
- a CDS encoding alpha/beta hydrolase has translation MKEAVYKDFRMHYRDEGQGKTLLLLHGFCESSEIWDDFRDNLSKRFRVITPDLLGHGKSSPPAVRNSSGEIINTMEMQAEATVAVLKYAGVDKCTIVGHSMGGYIALVFAELFPEIVKGLCLFHSTAMADPEDKKRDRDKSIKAVKKDKKAFLEGLIPRMFAPANVARMKGQVEETLAIAMNIHEDGLIAALAGMRDRKDRQHVLETALYPVLFIIGKDDLLIPPDRTLPLIMKPAHAEALLLNGVGHMGFYEARDKTLFAIDKFMEETS, from the coding sequence ATGAAAGAGGCCGTCTACAAAGATTTCAGGATGCACTACAGGGATGAGGGACAAGGGAAAACACTCCTTTTACTTCATGGCTTTTGTGAGTCGTCTGAGATATGGGATGATTTCAGGGATAACCTTTCAAAAAGATTCAGGGTCATAACGCCCGACCTCTTAGGCCATGGGAAGAGCTCGCCTCCTGCCGTAAGAAACAGTTCCGGTGAAATTATAAATACAATGGAGATGCAGGCAGAGGCTACCGTCGCAGTCCTGAAATATGCAGGTGTTGATAAATGTACCATAGTCGGTCATTCAATGGGGGGGTACATAGCCCTTGTCTTTGCAGAATTATTCCCTGAAATTGTAAAAGGGCTTTGCCTGTTCCACTCAACGGCCATGGCTGATCCTGAGGATAAGAAGCGGGACAGGGACAAGTCTATTAAGGCAGTAAAGAAAGATAAGAAGGCATTTCTGGAAGGTCTGATTCCCAGGATGTTTGCGCCTGCAAATGTGGCCAGGATGAAGGGGCAGGTGGAAGAGACGCTGGCGATTGCAATGAACATCCATGAAGATGGGCTTATTGCGGCCCTGGCAGGGATGCGTGACAGGAAGGACCGTCAGCATGTTCTGGAAACGGCATTGTATCCGGTGCTGTTCATTATTGGCAAGGATGACCTCCTGATCCCTCCGGACAGGACTTTGCCGCTTATCATGAAGCCTGCGCATGCTGAAGCATTGCTGTTAAATGGCGTAGGGCACATGGGGTTTTATGAGGCACGGGATAAGACACTTTTTGCAATAGATAAGTTTATGGAAGAGACATCGTAG
- a CDS encoding YbaK/EbsC family protein produces the protein MALVERLEGVLKEKNINYKTFKHQEAYTAQEIAAAMHVPGKELAKVVMVRTKGRYIMTVLPASWRVDFKKLKEVLYESDLRLATEEEFKAVFPDCEAGAEPPFGNLYNIDTYVDKSLSEDEHIFFNAGNHYETVVMDYKDYDKVAHPRVAEFAVHLH, from the coding sequence ATGGCACTCGTTGAGAGGTTAGAAGGGGTCTTAAAGGAAAAAAATATCAATTATAAGACATTTAAGCATCAGGAGGCATATACGGCACAGGAAATAGCTGCTGCAATGCATGTGCCTGGTAAGGAGTTGGCAAAGGTCGTGATGGTCAGGACAAAGGGCAGGTATATCATGACTGTTTTGCCGGCAAGCTGGAGGGTGGATTTTAAAAAGTTAAAAGAGGTATTATACGAGAGCGACCTGAGGCTGGCAACGGAAGAGGAGTTTAAGGCAGTATTCCCGGATTGTGAGGCCGGGGCTGAACCGCCATTCGGTAATCTCTATAATATAGATACATATGTTGACAAATCACTTTCCGAAGATGAACATATCTTTTTTAATGCCGGCAATCATTACGAGACAGTGGTGATGGATTACAAGGACTATGACAAGGTGGCCCATCCCAGGGTAGCAGAGTTTGCCGTGCACCTGCATTGA
- a CDS encoding DUF4926 domain-containing protein produces the protein MKNELTFMSLISSIRQINDELTAQVSRAVNLSLTMRNLLIGCYIAEYELHGADRTGYGDRLLMSLSNELEKLNVSSCGKRQLYQYLRFYQTYPQIVRSLSAQLRHLAPHGITDIQGKVQSTTALSRIDPQILLQRLSYTHIEHLIAIDDDTKRAFYEIECIQGNWSVRELKRQIHKYGLCAGDLGSVVEIYEPDGLEVEFVKASGETLAVITVSENKVRHVDASDIVSVRSLSHAA, from the coding sequence ATGAAAAACGAGCTGACATTTATGTCGCTGATTAGTTCTATTCGGCAAATTAATGATGAGCTCACTGCACAGGTGAGCCGGGCGGTAAATCTCAGTCTCACGATGCGCAATTTGCTGATCGGTTGCTATATCGCCGAGTACGAACTGCACGGTGCGGATAGGACCGGGTATGGGGATCGGCTTTTGATGAGCTTATCGAATGAGCTGGAAAAACTCAACGTAAGCTCCTGCGGGAAGCGACAACTCTATCAATATCTCCGATTTTATCAAACCTATCCTCAGATTGTGCGGTCACTGTCCGCACAATTAAGACATCTGGCCCCGCATGGCATTACCGATATTCAGGGTAAAGTGCAGTCAACGACCGCACTTTCCCGTATTGATCCTCAGATACTTCTGCAACGACTTTCCTATACGCATATCGAGCACCTGATCGCCATAGATGACGACACGAAACGCGCTTTTTACGAAATTGAATGCATTCAGGGCAACTGGTCGGTACGGGAGCTGAAACGCCAGATTCACAAGTATGGACTCTGTGCAGGCGACCTGGGGTCTGTGGTTGAAATTTACGAGCCTGATGGACTTGAGGTCGAGTTTGTAAAAGCTTCCGGCGAAACACTTGCTGTTATAACAGTATCAGAAAATAAGGTCAGGCATGTTGATGCATCTGACATCGTTTCAGTCAGGTCCTTAAGTCATGCCGCATAA
- the uvrA gene encoding excinuclease ABC subunit UvrA, whose product MSSKYLIIQGARQNNLKNINLSIPHNKVTVITGISGSGKSSLAFDTIFAEGQWRYIESLSTYTRMFIEKIDRPDVEAIRNIRPAIAIEQKNPVRTSRSTVGTATEIYDYLRLLFAKTGRVVCPECGSIVRSYNPSEVLSELLDNYSGERAYILTPVIVPDKAVTNTKNKKSGKAKKNSVSKKEELNTLLGNLVQRGFFRFKSGSDIFTLPGELPPGIEEHFAKGDIYVVIDRISVTQDSRKRISDSIELGFREGSGSIRIDVIGQGILRFDTKFKCHKCDKAFDKPEPLLFSFNHPTGACTQCKGFGDILQYDEDLIVPDKHLTLEEGAIEPWTKPAYTWWQKQFLSAAKRHDIDTTKPYSKLSQDEKDKIFKGASDFKGINDFFSYLEGKRYKLHVRVFISRYRSPSTCPSCKGTRLRPEALNIRIAIGGTPPADSPMGGVSVIGVEPGHFSMNIHEICSMPVSDLHQWFSSLTLSSFDQEVANDLIKQIVMKLGFLLKIGLDYLTLNRQTKTLSGGESQRINLSNQLGSRLVGTLYVLDEPSIGLHARDTGRLAGIVQEIAGAGNTVIVVEHDKAMIESGDYIVEMGPGGGENGGDVVFSDNKDKFIKSECLTAQYLRGEKYIPIPSGRRKGSGKVLTLSGAREHNLKDITLKIPLRTLACITGVSGSGKSTLIQDTLYRALARVFRLELGKMGKFERLYGAEHLRGVKLIDQKPIGKTPRSNPITYIKGFDVIRKLFASQREARIAGLTPSAFSFNTKGGRCEGCQGSGWQRLEMYFFEDLYVTCDKCEGERYRPEVLKIKYKGKNISDILRMTISEAEGFFKDETSLRESLRLLDEMGLGYLRLGQPATTLSGGEAQRLKICSEIWRKDARDILYLLDEPTTGLHFDDTKKLLNVFNRLVERGNTVVVIEHNMDVIKSADYIIDLGPEGGENGGNIVTEGTPEEVADCNKSHTGMFLKESLHKMIT is encoded by the coding sequence ATGAGCAGCAAGTATCTCATCATCCAGGGCGCCAGGCAAAACAATCTTAAGAATATTAACCTTTCGATCCCGCACAATAAGGTTACTGTAATAACCGGAATCAGCGGGTCAGGCAAGTCATCCCTTGCCTTTGACACCATCTTTGCAGAAGGGCAGTGGCGCTATATTGAGTCGCTCTCAACGTATACAAGGATGTTCATCGAGAAGATTGACAGGCCAGATGTCGAGGCTATAAGGAATATAAGGCCTGCTATCGCCATTGAGCAAAAGAATCCTGTCAGGACGTCACGCTCTACGGTAGGCACTGCAACCGAGATTTATGACTACCTGCGGCTTTTATTTGCAAAGACAGGCAGGGTCGTCTGTCCTGAATGCGGGAGCATTGTCAGGTCATACAACCCTTCTGAGGTCTTGAGTGAATTACTGGATAATTATTCCGGTGAGAGGGCATATATCCTCACACCTGTAATCGTCCCTGATAAGGCCGTCACCAATACAAAAAACAAAAAATCAGGCAAGGCCAAAAAGAACAGTGTGTCAAAAAAAGAGGAGTTAAACACGCTGCTGGGAAATCTTGTACAAAGGGGATTTTTCAGGTTCAAGTCAGGAAGCGATATATTTACCTTACCAGGCGAGCTCCCTCCTGGTATTGAAGAACATTTTGCAAAAGGTGATATATATGTTGTCATTGACCGTATATCTGTAACACAGGATAGCCGCAAGAGGATATCGGATTCTATTGAATTGGGGTTCAGGGAAGGGAGTGGGAGCATACGGATAGATGTCATAGGACAGGGGATCTTAAGGTTTGACACTAAATTCAAGTGCCATAAATGTGATAAGGCCTTCGATAAACCTGAACCTCTTCTCTTCTCCTTTAATCACCCGACCGGTGCATGCACGCAGTGCAAGGGGTTCGGTGACATCCTCCAGTATGATGAGGACCTGATCGTCCCTGACAAGCACCTCACCCTTGAAGAGGGCGCTATTGAACCATGGACAAAACCGGCCTACACATGGTGGCAGAAACAATTTTTATCTGCGGCAAAGAGACATGATATAGACACAACAAAACCTTACAGCAAACTCTCTCAGGACGAGAAAGACAAGATCTTCAAAGGCGCCAGTGATTTTAAAGGCATAAATGACTTCTTCTCATATCTTGAGGGTAAGCGCTATAAGCTTCATGTGCGGGTATTCATCAGCCGTTACAGGAGCCCATCCACATGCCCGTCATGCAAAGGTACACGGTTAAGACCTGAGGCACTTAATATCAGGATTGCAATTGGGGGCACTCCCCCCGCAGATAGCCCGATGGGAGGTGTCTCTGTCATCGGGGTTGAACCGGGGCATTTTAGTATGAACATCCATGAGATTTGCAGTATGCCGGTAAGTGACCTGCACCAGTGGTTCTCATCTCTGACGCTGTCTTCGTTTGACCAGGAGGTGGCAAATGATCTCATAAAACAGATCGTGATGAAACTTGGATTTCTTTTAAAGATAGGCCTGGATTATCTGACCCTCAATCGCCAGACAAAAACCCTCTCCGGCGGGGAGTCCCAGAGGATCAATCTCTCTAATCAGCTTGGCTCACGGCTTGTCGGCACCCTATACGTCCTCGATGAACCGAGCATCGGTCTTCATGCAAGGGATACAGGCAGGCTCGCCGGTATTGTGCAGGAGATTGCAGGTGCAGGAAACACGGTGATTGTTGTGGAGCATGACAAGGCCATGATTGAGTCCGGTGACTACATCGTTGAGATGGGGCCGGGAGGGGGCGAGAACGGCGGAGATGTGGTTTTCTCAGACAATAAAGATAAGTTCATAAAATCTGAATGTCTTACAGCTCAATATCTCCGGGGGGAAAAGTATATTCCTATACCATCCGGCAGGAGGAAAGGGAGCGGAAAGGTACTGACCCTGAGCGGGGCGCGGGAACATAACCTGAAGGATATAACACTGAAGATTCCGCTTCGGACCCTTGCCTGTATCACAGGCGTCTCCGGTTCAGGCAAAAGCACCCTGATTCAGGACACCCTCTACAGGGCGCTTGCCCGGGTCTTCAGGCTCGAGTTAGGGAAGATGGGTAAGTTTGAACGGCTTTACGGTGCAGAACATCTGCGTGGGGTAAAATTGATTGACCAGAAACCGATCGGAAAGACTCCGAGGTCAAACCCCATTACCTACATTAAGGGATTTGATGTTATAAGAAAGCTTTTTGCATCCCAGAGAGAGGCCCGGATTGCAGGGCTGACGCCATCTGCATTTTCATTTAATACCAAAGGCGGCAGGTGTGAGGGATGTCAGGGCAGCGGCTGGCAGCGGCTCGAGATGTATTTCTTTGAAGACCTCTACGTTACCTGCGATAAGTGTGAGGGGGAGCGATACAGGCCCGAAGTCCTTAAGATAAAATATAAGGGGAAGAATATAAGTGACATACTCAGGATGACAATAAGTGAGGCAGAAGGGTTCTTCAAAGATGAGACCTCTCTCAGAGAGAGCCTCCGCTTACTTGATGAGATGGGGCTTGGTTATCTTAGGCTCGGACAGCCTGCAACCACACTATCCGGAGGTGAGGCGCAGAGACTAAAGATATGCAGTGAAATATGGAGGAAAGATGCAAGGGATATCCTCTATCTTCTGGATGAACCGACGACCGGCTTACACTTTGATGACACTAAAAAACTCCTCAATGTCTTCAATCGCCTTGTGGAGAGGGGTAACACAGTCGTTGTCATCGAACACAATATGGATGTTATAAAGTCTGCAGATTACATAATTGACCTGGGACCAGAGGGCGGGGAAAATGGCGGGAATATTGTAACAGAAGGGACTCCGGAAGAGGTGGCTGATTGCAACAAATCCCATACAGGCATGTTTCTTAAAGAGTCTCTTCATAAAATGATTACTTAA
- a CDS encoding zinc ribbon domain-containing protein, which produces MPIYEYRCNNCRKKVSVLILNRSSDATVCTHCGSRELTRLFSRFAAPKSEEARLESLADPGKWGDIDENDPASMARAMKKMGKEFGDELGEDFEQEVDSAIEEAANGEAGPPDTSSHDL; this is translated from the coding sequence ATGCCCATCTACGAATACAGATGCAACAACTGCCGTAAAAAGGTATCTGTTCTCATCCTGAACAGGTCGTCCGATGCCACTGTCTGCACACACTGCGGCAGCAGGGAGCTTACACGCCTTTTCTCACGATTTGCGGCTCCTAAGTCTGAGGAGGCAAGGCTTGAATCACTGGCTGATCCCGGCAAATGGGGTGATATAGATGAAAATGACCCTGCGAGTATGGCAAGAGCTATGAAGAAAATGGGGAAGGAATTTGGTGATGAACTTGGAGAGGACTTTGAGCAGGAGGTAGATTCTGCAATTGAAGAGGCAGCGAATGGAGAAGCTGGCCCTCCTGACACATCATCTCATGACCTGTGA
- a CDS encoding ribonuclease Z, with protein MKPLLHSQLINGPFDDPGFYVDIMWDRRALLFDLGDITSLTPSQLLKVTDVFVSHMHMDHFIGFDHLLRIVLNREKSLRIFGPQGITDCVEGKLRGYTWNLTEDYPLALQVIEINNDLLMITKFSACDGFKRLPLSNMSFSGVILEEEMFTVRCAALDHKIPSLAFALKERFHININRDKLDKLKLEAGPWLRRFKQALWEGSPDDGKFEITESDSKEGCREFTIGELKDKIATITEGQKLSYVVDAVYNRENEEKIIELVRGSDILYCEAAYLDADMDIASERFHLTARQTGELARKAGVKEIEIFHFSPRYQDNPADLHKEAMLAFHGESP; from the coding sequence ATGAAACCCCTCTTACATTCCCAATTAATAAACGGACCCTTTGATGATCCAGGTTTTTATGTTGATATTATGTGGGACAGGCGCGCCCTCCTGTTCGACCTCGGGGATATTACATCTCTAACCCCCTCGCAATTACTTAAGGTCACAGACGTATTCGTGTCTCACATGCACATGGACCACTTTATCGGATTTGATCATCTCTTAAGGATAGTCCTGAATCGTGAAAAATCGTTGAGAATATTCGGTCCGCAGGGAATCACGGACTGTGTGGAGGGCAAGTTAAGGGGCTATACCTGGAATCTGACTGAAGACTATCCTCTTGCCCTGCAGGTCATCGAGATCAATAATGACTTATTAATGATCACGAAGTTCAGTGCATGTGATGGTTTCAAACGGCTTCCATTAAGTAACATGTCTTTCTCAGGGGTTATTTTAGAAGAGGAGATGTTCACTGTCCGTTGTGCAGCCCTTGACCATAAGATACCTTCGCTCGCCTTTGCCCTTAAAGAACGATTTCACATCAATATAAACAGGGATAAGCTCGACAAACTGAAACTGGAGGCAGGCCCCTGGCTCAGGAGGTTCAAACAGGCGTTATGGGAGGGCTCCCCTGATGACGGGAAATTTGAGATTACAGAGAGCGATAGCAAAGAGGGCTGCAGGGAATTCACTATCGGTGAGTTAAAAGATAAGATTGCAACAATTACAGAGGGACAGAAGTTGTCTTATGTCGTTGACGCAGTCTATAACAGGGAGAATGAGGAAAAAATTATAGAACTTGTCAGGGGCTCAGATATTTTGTATTGCGAGGCAGCGTATCTTGATGCAGACATGGATATTGCTTCGGAGCGGTTTCATCTCACTGCACGGCAGACTGGTGAGTTGGCCCGGAAAGCCGGGGTTAAAGAGATTGAGATCTTCCACTTCTCACCGCGGTACCAGGATAATCCTGCTGATCTGCACAAAGAAGCGATGCTTGCGTTTCATGGTGAATCACCATAA
- a CDS encoding MTH1187 family thiamine-binding protein, producing the protein MALLDISVVPVGTPSPSIGDYIAEVVRTCSKAKVKYRLTDMGTIIEGRPADLFRIALKLHETPFKKGIKRVITSITVDDRMDRKVRLDDKMSSVTARLTK; encoded by the coding sequence ATGGCTCTGTTGGATATCAGCGTAGTACCAGTCGGGACCCCTTCGCCGAGCATAGGGGATTATATTGCAGAGGTAGTCAGGACCTGCAGTAAGGCCAAAGTCAAATACAGGCTTACTGACATGGGCACCATCATAGAAGGAAGGCCTGCAGACCTCTTCAGGATAGCACTGAAACTCCACGAGACGCCCTTTAAAAAGGGTATAAAAAGGGTGATCACAAGCATCACGGTTGATGACAGAATGGACAGGAAGGTCAGGCTTGATGACAAGATGAGTTCAGTGACAGCGCGGTTGACTAAGTGA
- the ribA gene encoding GTP cyclohydrolase II, protein MKELSSGLTGKDIKALLDENKDHECCGIGRDKICVRIDAIANLPSRYGQFQVAAFYNNRDDKEHGALIHGNVVDQEDVVIRLHSECVTGDVFGSLRCDCHDQLVTALRTIGRMKMGVLIYLRQEGRGIGFVNKIRAYALQEEGLDTKEANIALGFHDDEREYSVAAHIIQSLKIKSVRLMTNNPQKIAELKQYGVNVTERIPLIIPPNKHNRFYLETKEKKFGHLLEGVAGRFQEQMDVPVFKKRKM, encoded by the coding sequence ATGAAGGAACTATCCAGTGGATTGACAGGTAAAGATATAAAGGCCCTTCTTGATGAAAATAAAGACCATGAGTGCTGCGGTATCGGCCGGGATAAGATATGCGTAAGGATAGACGCTATTGCCAATCTTCCATCGAGATATGGACAGTTTCAGGTGGCGGCGTTTTATAATAACAGGGATGACAAAGAGCATGGCGCACTCATTCATGGGAATGTAGTGGATCAGGAAGACGTGGTCATCAGGCTCCACTCAGAGTGTGTGACAGGAGATGTGTTTGGATCACTCAGATGCGACTGCCATGACCAGCTTGTTACTGCACTCAGGACGATCGGCAGGATGAAGATGGGGGTATTGATATACCTGAGGCAGGAAGGGCGCGGTATAGGATTTGTAAACAAGATAAGGGCATACGCACTTCAGGAAGAAGGGCTTGACACTAAAGAGGCCAACATAGCGCTGGGTTTTCATGATGATGAAAGGGAATATAGCGTTGCCGCGCATATCATTCAGTCGCTGAAGATAAAATCAGTCCGGCTTATGACAAATAATCCACAGAAGATAGCAGAGCTTAAACAATATGGTGTTAACGTTACAGAGCGGATACCACTGATTATCCCGCCTAATAAACACAACCGCTTCTATCTCGAGACAAAGGAGAAAAAATTTGGCCACCTCCTCGAAGGCGTGGCAGGCCGTTTCCAGGAGCAGATGGATGTTCCTGTATTCAAAAAACGCAAAATGTAG
- a CDS encoding MBL fold metallo-hydrolase, with amino-acid sequence MSIEPLEDEFGDIIQKARNGLGLTIKQVSDVSGLSVSILEGMESYRHKPSEKEAGTVAAVLGLNPGRLYAIASGSWHPQGCPPGMMSDVVAITGTVGSYKVNGYILYDSEAGEAVIFDTANDSKAVLQNLQARGLRLRYVFITHCHSDHTGGLREIISATRAEVYIPAGEPSAGISDSMKVRECTVTDGMEFRVGRHNVKAVSTPGHTYGSTCYITEDYCFSGDTLFAGSVGKSNSSDGYRTQLRAVMNRVLSLSNEVRIFPGHGPATTVAEELGHNPFF; translated from the coding sequence ATGAGCATAGAGCCTCTTGAGGATGAATTTGGGGACATAATTCAGAAGGCCCGGAACGGCCTCGGTTTGACCATAAAACAGGTTTCTGATGTGTCCGGGCTGTCTGTATCTATATTGGAAGGCATGGAGTCATACAGGCACAAACCTTCTGAAAAAGAGGCAGGCACAGTTGCTGCAGTTTTGGGGCTTAATCCGGGAAGGCTATATGCGATTGCCTCAGGAAGCTGGCATCCGCAGGGATGTCCCCCGGGCATGATGTCTGATGTTGTTGCTATTACAGGTACAGTCGGTTCATATAAGGTTAATGGCTATATCTTATATGACAGCGAGGCAGGCGAGGCAGTGATTTTTGATACTGCTAATGACAGCAAGGCAGTCTTACAGAATTTACAGGCAAGGGGATTAAGGTTGAGGTATGTCTTTATTACGCACTGCCACTCAGACCACACAGGCGGATTGAGAGAGATCATCAGTGCCACCCGGGCAGAAGTATATATACCTGCCGGGGAGCCGTCTGCCGGTATTTCTGATAGTATGAAGGTGAGAGAGTGCACTGTAACGGATGGTATGGAGTTCAGGGTGGGTAGACATAATGTAAAGGCGGTTTCAACGCCCGGGCATACGTATGGAAGCACGTGCTATATAACCGAAGATTATTGTTTTTCAGGTGACACCCTGTTTGCAGGCTCTGTCGGCAAGTCAAACAGTAGTGATGGTTACAGGACACAATTGAGAGCAGTGATGAACAGGGTGTTATCCTTGAGTAATGAAGTCCGGATCTTTCCCGGGCATGGACCCGCTACCACAGTAGCAGAAGAATTGGGGCACAATCCGTTTTTTTAG